Proteins co-encoded in one Campylobacter ornithocola genomic window:
- a CDS encoding ATP-binding protein: MKDLKLFLNDTFKSTIYKNLHCNEDEILILKHLCKNYLQASASINAYSLLSEVFKNDEYEYLDHLKDLKSLIEKGFIIQIYSDFKASKNSSLFLNLLQCDVSLSEVFLQVLENKTIQDFMQDKVYEDHIAYLKDEFFKIELYQRLRFFAKSSQSKNIKDDISVFEAYIKECLKKSKIPNVLAEIFKEYALNEKECLIFISLLKEEYLLNTENSYSRDYNFLLHLISEDETQKQKNKALLEEDSKLLSSNLLEYDEFVNSLGDISKIFYLSDDILQRIINFKEPKKNKKIKLQNLVKEQDIFELIEPNINIDDVIMPQSTKDLLESILKQQDKKVLERLNKWGIKTNKNIEAKIIFYGPAGTGKTMSALSMAKAMKKSILSFDCSKILSKYVGESEQNVRKIFDTYKELCQTSKQSPILLLNEADQFLSTRVESSAGADKMHNQMQNIFLEQIERFSGVIIATTNFLESLDVAFSRRFDYKIEFKKPDFSQRLMIWQKALPKNAKFDDSFDLSNLASYELSGAQIVMVVKNTALKAAISKDGVFKMSDFLQTIEKEIESSFDKNKIVGFKN, encoded by the coding sequence ATGAAAGATTTAAAACTTTTTCTTAATGATACTTTTAAAAGTACTATTTATAAAAATCTGCATTGTAATGAAGATGAGATTTTAATTTTAAAACATCTATGTAAAAATTATCTACAAGCTAGTGCAAGTATAAATGCTTATAGTTTGCTTAGTGAAGTTTTTAAAAATGATGAGTATGAGTATTTAGACCATTTAAAAGATCTTAAAAGTCTCATAGAAAAAGGCTTTATTATTCAAATTTATTCTGATTTTAAAGCAAGTAAAAACTCAAGTTTATTTTTAAATTTGTTGCAATGTGATGTAAGCTTAAGTGAAGTTTTTTTACAGGTTTTGGAAAATAAAACTATACAAGATTTTATGCAAGATAAAGTTTATGAAGATCATATTGCGTATTTGAAAGATGAATTTTTTAAAATTGAACTTTATCAAAGATTACGTTTTTTTGCTAAGAGTTCTCAGAGTAAAAACATAAAAGATGATATATCTGTCTTTGAAGCTTATATTAAAGAATGTTTAAAGAAAAGTAAAATTCCTAATGTTTTAGCAGAGATTTTTAAAGAATATGCTTTAAATGAAAAAGAATGTTTGATATTTATTAGTTTATTAAAAGAAGAATATCTACTCAATACAGAAAATTCTTATAGTAGAGATTATAACTTTTTACTCCATTTAATTAGTGAAGATGAGACGCAAAAGCAAAAAAATAAAGCTTTATTAGAAGAAGATTCTAAATTGCTTAGTTCAAATCTTTTAGAATATGATGAATTTGTCAATTCTTTGGGGGATATTTCTAAGATATTTTATTTAAGTGATGATATTTTACAAAGGATTATTAATTTTAAAGAACCAAAAAAAAATAAAAAAATTAAATTACAAAATTTAGTTAAGGAGCAAGATATTTTTGAACTTATTGAGCCAAATATCAATATAGATGATGTTATTATGCCCCAAAGCACTAAAGATTTGTTAGAAAGCATATTAAAACAGCAAGATAAGAAAGTTTTAGAAAGATTAAATAAATGGGGCATAAAAACAAATAAAAACATAGAAGCCAAGATAATTTTTTATGGTCCTGCTGGCACAGGTAAAACTATGAGCGCATTAAGTATGGCCAAAGCTATGAAAAAATCTATTTTGAGTTTTGATTGCTCTAAAATTTTAAGTAAATATGTAGGCGAGAGCGAACAAAATGTAAGAAAAATTTTTGATACTTATAAAGAGCTTTGCCAAACAAGTAAGCAAAGTCCTATTTTGCTTTTAAATGAAGCCGATCAATTTTTAAGTACTAGGGTAGAAAGTAGTGCTGGTGCAGATAAAATGCATAATCAAATGCAAAATATTTTTTTAGAACAAATTGAGCGTTTTAGTGGAGTAATTATAGCTACAACCAATTTTTTAGAGAGCTTAGATGTAGCTTTTTCAAGAAGATTTGATTATAAAATAGAATTTAAAAAACCCGACTTTTCTCAACGTTTAATGATATGGCAAAAGGCTTTACCTAAGAATGCTAAATTTGATGATAGTTTTGATTTGTCAAATCTAGCTTCATATGAACTAAGTGGAGCACAAATTGTCATGGTGGTAAAAAACACCGCTTTAAAAGCAGCTATTTCTAAAGATGGTGTTTTTAAAATGAGTGATTTTTTACAAACCATAGAAAAAGAAATAGAATCTTCTTTTGATAAAAACAAAATAGTTGGTTTTAAAAATTAA
- a CDS encoding YajQ family cyclic di-GMP-binding protein, protein MASEHSFDISGEIDKQELKNALEQAKKELDGRYDLKGIKSEIELNEKESIYKLICSSEAKLEVLKDIVISKLIKRGINPNGIKELSRENGANFRLNLKVNDAIDTDSAKKINKAIKDSKLKVTSSIRGNEIRVVGKQIDDLQNVMKIVKELDLELNLSFKNLK, encoded by the coding sequence ATGGCAAGTGAGCATAGTTTCGATATTAGCGGAGAAATCGATAAGCAAGAATTAAAAAATGCCTTAGAGCAAGCCAAAAAAGAGCTTGATGGTAGATATGATTTAAAAGGCATTAAAAGCGAAATAGAGTTAAATGAAAAAGAAAGTATTTATAAACTTATTTGCTCTAGTGAAGCAAAGCTTGAAGTGTTAAAAGATATTGTTATTTCAAAACTTATTAAAAGAGGGATAAACCCTAATGGTATTAAAGAGCTAAGCAGGGAAAACGGAGCAAATTTTAGATTGAACTTAAAAGTTAATGACGCTATTGATACTGATAGTGCTAAGAAGATTAATAAAGCTATAAAAGATAGCAAGCTAAAAGTAACTTCAAGTATTAGAGGTAATGAAATTCGCGTAGTTGGTAAGCAAATTGATGATTTACAAAATGTCATGAAAATAGTTAAAGAATTAGACTTAGAACTCAATCTTAGTTTTAAAAATCTTAAATGA
- a CDS encoding D-2-hydroxyacid dehydrogenase: protein MKIVCLDAATLGGADLSVFKSFGEFVSYDLTSKDEVIARIANAQVVMINKIIIDKEVIDKTNLKLILQLGTGVNNIDVAYANSKGILVKNAASYSTKSVLSHTFALLFAFLNQIPHYDKWSKEGKWCESEMFCDFSRTLHTLTGKKHGIIGLGAIGREVAKVSQMFGSKICYYSTSGTNFNDEYEKVNLEELLKTCDVISIHAPLNDKTKNLLSKKELMLLKDEAVLINVGRGGIINEVDLAQIMNEKNIKVGLDVLEIEPMIKNHPLLGIKNKENLIITPHVAWASEESIQNLVQIVFNNLKEFIENGK from the coding sequence ATGAAAATAGTATGTTTAGATGCTGCTACTTTGGGTGGAGCAGATTTATCTGTTTTTAAAAGTTTTGGCGAGTTTGTAAGTTATGACCTAACTTCTAAAGATGAGGTTATTGCAAGAATAGCTAATGCACAAGTTGTGATGATAAATAAAATCATCATCGATAAAGAAGTGATAGATAAAACTAATTTAAAGCTTATTTTACAACTTGGTACAGGGGTAAATAACATAGATGTAGCTTATGCAAATTCTAAAGGTATACTAGTAAAAAATGCAGCTAGTTATTCTACTAAAAGTGTTTTAAGTCATACTTTTGCTTTACTTTTTGCTTTTTTAAATCAAATTCCACATTATGATAAATGGAGTAAAGAAGGCAAATGGTGCGAGAGTGAAATGTTTTGCGATTTTAGTAGGACCTTGCATACTTTAACAGGTAAAAAACATGGCATTATAGGACTTGGAGCTATAGGTAGAGAAGTAGCTAAGGTTTCTCAAATGTTTGGTTCTAAAATTTGTTATTATTCTACCTCAGGAACTAATTTTAATGATGAGTATGAAAAAGTAAATCTTGAAGAGCTTTTAAAAACTTGTGATGTAATTAGTATTCATGCGCCCTTAAATGATAAAACAAAAAATTTATTAAGTAAAAAAGAACTAATGCTTTTAAAAGATGAAGCTGTTTTGATTAATGTGGGGCGTGGTGGAATCATCAATGAAGTAGATTTAGCTCAAATTATGAATGAGAAAAACATCAAAGTAGGGCTTGATGTGCTTGAAATAGAACCTATGATTAAAAATCACCCTTTACTTGGTATAAAAAATAAAGAAAATTTAATCATCACTCCACATGTTGCATGGGCAAGTGAAGAATCCATACAAAATTTAGTCCAAATCGTATTTAATAATCTTAAGGAGTTTATAGAAAATGGCAAGTGA